In Desulfobacteraceae bacterium, the sequence AAAAAAAATCAACCCCAAAATGCAGCCGCGCAAATCCGTGGCCGGCAGGCCGTCGCCTGACCCGCGGCCAGCCGGCCGCTGCCGCTTGGGGGGCTTCTTCGAATCGGGGGCTCTGCAATGCGATTATTCGACAGTCATTGCCATCTGGACGACGCCGCCTTTGACCGGGACCGGGCGGAGGTCCTGCAGCGGGCGCGCGCGGCCGGCGTTCAGGCCATGATGGTGGCCGGGATCAACCACGCCAGCTCCCTCCAGGCCGTTCACCTGGCGGAACGGGAAGCGGGCGTTTACGCCGCCGTGGGGGTCCACCCGCATGATGTGCGGTACTGCAGCGCCGACCAGCTGGCCGCGCTGCACGGTCTGGCCGGCCGGCCCGCGGTGCGTGCGTGGGGCGAGATCGGCCTGGATTTCAACCGCATGTATTCCCCCCGGGCGGACCAGGAGCGCTGGTTTTTGCGGCAGCTGGAGACGGCCGATGCACTGGATTTTCCGCTGATTTTTCACGAGCGTGATTCCGGCGGCCGGTTTCTGGAGCTTTTGCGCAGCCGCCCGCGGGCCGCGCGCTGCGGGGTGGTGCACTGCTTCAGCGGCAGCCAGGACGAACTGGAGGCCTACCTCTCGCTGGGACTTTATATCGGCATTACCGGGATTTTGACCTTGCAGGGCCGCGGGGCCGCCCTGCGCCGGATGGCGGCGTTCATCCCCCTGGAGCGTCTGCTGGTGGAAACCGATGCGCCCTACCTGACCCCGGCCCCGGAAAAAAACCGTACCCGCCGCAACGAGCCGGCCTTCGTCAAATCCACCCTGCTCTGCCTGGCGGAGGTTCGCGGGGAAGCTCCCGAGGCGCTGGCCGAGGCGGTTTGGCAAAACACCTGCCGGCTTTTCAGGATCGCCGGCAGCGATTAGAGGGGTTGCCCTGGCCTGCATCAGCGGGCCCAAGGCGCAGGGCGTGCGCCCGCGGTAGCGGCCCAGCCCGCCCCGGGATCTCCCCTTTGGCGACCTATTTTTTCTGCATCAGGTGGGTGATGGCCTTTTCCAGGCCGTCCAGGGAGAGCTGGAACATGGGGAAAATGCGGCCGATGGCCTTCACGGTCTGGGAGTAGTCCCAGTAACGCGCGTTCATGGGATTCAGCCAGGCGCAGTGGCGGAAGGTCTCCGCCAGGAAGGCCAGGCGCTCGATGCTGGGCCGCCCGCTGCGCTCCTCGACATGGATGGAGCCCTCGGCGGCGGTCAGCTCGTAGGGCGCCATGCTGGCGTCGCCCACCACGATCAGGCGCGTTTCGGGGTCATAGCGCGCGAATTCGTCGATGCGCCGGGGCTTGCGGTAGCGCGCCGGGTCCTCCCAGAGGACGTCGTAGATGGTGTTGTGGAAAAAATAGGTCTTGAGGTCCTTGAACTGGGCGCGGGCGTAGTCGAAAACGGTCTGGACCACCGGGATGTAGGGGTCCATGGACCAGCCGCCGTTGTCGATGGCCAGGATCACCTTGAGACGGTCGCGCAGGCTGCGGTCGAAAACGATCTCGATTTCGCCGCCGTTTTTCATCGCCTGGTAGATCGTGGCCGCCACATTGACCTGGTCTTTGGGGCCGGTGGGAACGAGATTGCGCAGCCGCTTGAGGGCCTCGCCGACCATCGCCTGGGTCAGCGGCCCCTGGTGTGAGTAGTCCCTGTAGCGGCGGTCCATGGCCACCTTGACGGCCGACTTGTTGCGCGAAATCCCGCCCACCCGCATGCCACCCGGGTGGTAGCCGGAGTGGCCGACCGGCGAGGTGCCCCCCGTTCCGATCCAGCGGTTGCCGCCGGCGTGGCGGCCCTTTTGGTCCGCCAGGCGGGCCTTGAAATAGGTGATCAGCTCCTCGGGGGAGAGCTTGCCGATTTCGGCGGCCTCCATGCCGAGAACGTCCGCCAGCACCTGGGGGTCGCGCAGCCACTCTTGCAGCAGGGCCTGGATGGCCTCGTCCAGGTCGACCCCCTCCTGTGCCGGCATCTCGGCACCCTCGAAATGGTGGGCGAAGACCTGGTCGAAGAGGTCGAAGTAGCGCTCGCTTTTGACCAGGATCGTCCGGCTGGCGGTGTAGAAATCGTTCAGGGAGGCCACCAGACCGGTGCTCAGGGCCTTTTGCAGGCGCAGAAAGGACGTCGGGCTGACCGGGATGCCGGCCTCTTTGAGTTTGTAGAAAAAGGCGATGAACATGGCGCCCTGAGGGGGGTCAACGCAGGCTGCGGCGGCCGGTAGCGGCCACCGCCCGGGCGAAGTCCTGGCTTTTTTTGAACAGCACCCCCAGGTAGGGGAGCGCCCCCTTTTCGATCTCGCGGGGGTGAAAGTCGGGGTCCGCCCTGAGGGCCCGAATCCAGTTGAGCAGCTCGCGGGTGGCGGGCTTCTTTTCGACGCTGTCCAGCTCCCGCAGCTTGTAAAAGGCGGCGACGGCGCCGGTCATCAGGTCGCCGTCGATGTCGGGAAAGTGAACCCGGATGATCTGCCGCATGACCTTGGGCTCGGGAAATGCGATGTGATGGAAGTTGCAGCGCCCGAGGAAGGGGTCGGAGAGGTCCTTCTTGGCGTTGGAGGTGATGATGATCACCGGGCGATGGCGGGCCGTGATGGTTTGATCGATCTCGATGATGTCGAAGGTCATCTGGTCGAGCACGTCCAGCATGTCGTCCTGGAAATCGGTGTCGGCCTTGTCGATTTCGTCGATCAGCAGTACGGTGCGCTCGGCGGCGGTAAAGGCCTGGCCGATCTTGCCCATCTTGATATAGGCCGCGATGTCGCTCACATCCCGCTGCGAGTCCCCGAAGCGGCTGTCGTTGAGGCGGGTTAAGGTGTCGTACTGGTAGAGGGCCTCCACCAGCTTCATGCTGGATTTGACGTTCAGCACGATCAGCGGCATTTTTAAATTTTCGGCAATGGCATGGGCCAGCATGGTCTTGCCGGTTCCCGGTTCTCCCTTCAGCAGCAGGGGCATCTCCAGGGCCATGGAAATATTGACGATGCTGGCCAGCTCGTCGTCCAGGACATAGCGGGAAGCACCGGAGAAGTGGGGCTTGGGGGAATCTTCAGTCATCGGCTACCTCACGGTCATCGGTCCATCGGGGTTGCGCGCAGCTTGAGTGAAACCGCGCGGGTCAGTTCCAATACCCGGCTGGCGTGGGCGAGGCTGAGCGCGCCCACCCCGCAGCTGGGGCTGATCAAGGACTGGGCTTGGATCGCTTCGGGCGCGATCCCCAGGGCGGCCACCTGCCGGGCCTGGGCCCGCCACCGGGCCGTCAGTGTATCGGCGGTTTCGCGTTCGATGTCCTCGGGCCTCAGGGTTGGTACGATGCCCCAGGCGAGGATGCCGGCGTTTGCGAGAAAGGCTTTGATCAGCTCGGGGTAGAGGATGAATTTGTCAAAATAGGCATAGGCGTCGAAATTGACGATATCCACGCCCGAGCCCAGCACCACCGACCAGTCGGTGTTGGCACAGACGTGGACCCCGGCCAGCCCGCCCTCGGCATGGATCGCGGCGATCACCTCCTGAAGGCAGGCCGAGACCTCATCCTTGGAGACGCTGATAAATTCGGAGGAGCCGAAACCGGCCAGGGCCGGCTCGTCGATGAAGATGATCACCGGGCAGCCCGCGGCGCCCAGGCGGCGCACCTGCCAGCGGGCCTTGAGGGCCAGCAGTTTGACGGCCGCATCGCGGACCTGCGGGTTGTAGAAGATGGCGCGCTTTTCCTGGTCGCTGACCCCGGTGGTGAAGGTGAAGGGGCCGGTTACCTGTCCCTTGAGGGCCACCGGCGGCGGCTGAAGGTCCGGGATCGCCTGCAGCAGCGCAAAAAAACCGCCCGCCGCTTCGGGGGTCAGCGCAAAGCGTGAGTCCTCCAGGTCGCCGGCGCCTTCCAAAACGGCCAGGTAGGCCTCGTAAAAGGCCACCAGGCCTTCGTCGAAGCCCGTGTCGGCGGTGTCCACCAGCTGTCTTTCACCCACCGTCTTGAGGCCCGGCAGACCGGGCAGAAACTGGGCCATCATGCCCTCCCGGGGGTGTGCCGGCAGCTGGGGCCACACGGGGATCTCGGGGGTGTGGCGCAGCACCAGGCCCACCGCCTGGTGGTGGTCTTCCAGGGGCAGGCTGCCGATGAGAACCGGCAGGCAATTCGGGCGAAAGGATGGGGGCATAAGATCGGCTCCTCTTGTGTCGGGGTGCTGAAGAATGCTCGCAGGGGCTCGGTGATGGCCGGCCACGACGGCTGGCCGCCCTCACCGGCGGGGGCGCCATGAAAAGGCGCCCCAGAAATATCGGGTCGCACGGTCAAAGTCAAGCCAGGCACCGCCTGCCGACCGTTGTCGAAGAGATTGACACTTCACCGCGGGGAATGGTATATGAACCATAATTTCCTTAACTTACCAAAATCAATAGGTTGACGTGGCAGACATCATCCCCCTCAACGACAAGCGCCAACGGGTCGAGCAAAAACGCGCCGCCTGTGACCGGCGGCGCAAAATCCGGGCCGTGCAGAAAGTTTTCCAGTGCTCCCGATGCGCCCTGAAGTGCGAAAAATGCGGCGCCCAGCTGGAGTGCGGCTGCCAGGCACCCCCTTCGGCCCAAACCGGGCATGCGTTCCATCTGTGCGAGGGCTGTGGCGAGGAGTATCAGGCATATCTCAGATGTCAACAGGGCGACGGCGACCCGGCCTGCTATTGGCACAATGCCGCCTGGTTGGCCACCTGGAAGCACTGGCTGGACTACCAGCGCGCCAGGCAAGACTACATCAATTCACCCGAGTTCGTGCGGCTGATAGAGGAACTGCGGCAAATCGGGCCGCATGAATAGGAGGCAGCACCCATGTTTGGTATCGGAATGCCCGAATTAATCATCATTCTGGTGATCATCCTGATCATTTTCGGCGCCGGCAAACTGCCGGAAATCGGGGCCGGAATGGGCAAGGCGATTAAAAACTTCAAGAGCGCCACCAGCGAAACGGAAAAAAAGGACCCGGAGAAACTGGAAAAAACCGACAAGCCCTAACCGCCGGCAGTTTCTGCGACAATCAGACGCCCCAAGTGTAAAACGCCGGGAGGACGCGGCTCCCCCGGCGTTTTTGCACCGCCGGCAATCACCCCGCGCTGGGGTCGGTGGTTGACATTCGGCGGGGGCCTTTTATTATCGGTATGTGCGTTACTGCCAAATTCTGCTCTTATCCTGTTTTTTGCGGGGGTGGTTATGGCCGTTCCTGAAGTCCGCCTCCAAGAGATGGTCCTGAAGCTCAAAGACCGGGGGCTGCGCATCACGCCCCAGCGGCTGGCCATTCTCAGGGCGCTGGCATTCAGCGATGGGCACCCCAGTGTCGAGCAGATCTATGAAAAAGTTCGGGCCGACTTTCCCACCACCAGCCTGGCAACGGTTTATAAAAACATCGCCCTGCTGAAGGAGCTGGGGGAGGCCTTGGAGCTGGGGTTTGCCGACGGCAGCAACCGCTACGACGGCAACCGTCCATACCCGCATCCACATCTGGTATGCATCCGGTGCAAAAAGATCATCGACCCGGACCTCCCCTCGCTGGACGACCTGACGGCCCAACTCAGCAAGGACACCGGTTTTCGCATCGTCAGCCACCGCCTTGACTTTTTTGGCGTCTGCGAGGAGTGCCGGAACTTGGAAAAATCGGGCCAGCCGGCAAAAAAGTTAACCGCAACCCTTTAGACTTCATTCATGGCGGGTGTCTGTGGGCCGGTTGGCCGGAACAAGCCCGGGGCGGTGTTTTTCACCCGCTCCTTTTTTATTTTCTAAGCTTGCGATAGATCACCAGAATCAGGAGGGCGCCGCCGGTGGCCAGCACCAGGCTGCCGAGATTGAACCCGGATACCTTGCCAAACCCCAGAAACGACCCGATAAATCCTCCCACAAAGGCGCCTCCAACCCCCAACAGAACCGTGATGATCAGTCCCCCGGGGTCCTTTCCCGGCATGATCGCCTTGGCCACCACGCCCACGATCAGTCCCATGATGATCCACGAGATAATTCCCATTGCGCGATTTCCTCCTGCTTGGTGGTTGATTTTCGTTTAAGCGGCCGTCGTTTTCTTTTTTCAAGATACCACAGAACCCCGGTCCCATGCCAGAGCCCCCGCCGCCAGGCGCTCCCGGCCGCCCCCGATCGCCGGCCGGCACGCATCGCCCGTTACCCGGCGGGCGCGGTTTGGCGGTGCACTTCAACTGCGTAGCCGGCGTCGGAGGCAATCAGATGAATTTCGCTTGACAGTCCGTTCGGCCTCTTTTATTTTGATATGCAAAACAAAATATCGCATAGCGGAATAATTTCTGGGGCGATCATCATGAAATCCAGGCAGTTCATCCAGTCCCTGGAAAAAGGGCTTCTGGTGCTGAAGGCATTTTCGGCGACCAGCCCGGAGCTTTCCGTATCCGATCTCGCCGAGGCCTGCGGGATGTCCATGGCCACGGTACACCGCTACCTGTTCACCCTCAAGGAACTGGGCTATCTCGCCCAGGATGCCCAGAGCCGCAGATACCGCCTGACCCCCAAGATCCTGGGCATCGGCTTTTCGCTGCTCGGCACCATGGACATCAAAAACCGGCTGCTGCCCCACATGCTGGAGACCACCAAGGCCCACGACGTCACCACCCAATGCGCCATTCTGGATGAGACCGATATCGTCATCCTCGACCGCGTGCGCTCCAAGGAGGTGGTCAACCTGGATATCGGCGTCGGCTCGCGCCTGCCGGTCTTCTGCACGGCCCTGGGCAAAGCGGTGCTCGCCTTTCTGAAAAAAGCCGATCAGACCCGGATCATCGGGAAGATCAAATTCGAACGCCACACCCCCTTTACCACCGGCAGTGCCCGGGAGCTGGCGCTTGAGCTGGCCCGGATTCGCAAAGCCGGCTACGGCTTGAGCGACCAGGAATTGACCGAGGGGCTGCGCTCGGTGGCCGCGCCGGTCTTCAGGGAGGGGCGGGTGGAGGGCGCCTTCGGCATTTCCTATGCCGTTCACCGCGCCCAGGACAACGGCCTCGAGGATGTCCTGATCCGGCAGGTGCTGGAGATCGCCCGGAAAGTTTCGTTTTAACCCGGCTGTTGCCGCCGGCTGTGGCACGATCCGGGGCGCGGGCGCCCCGAGGATGTGCGGGCAGGCATTCATGGCGCCGGCCAATTCCCGGCTGGCCCCAAAATGGCGGAGGTTTTCCCCATGACCACAACGGACCTCAAACGGTTTTTCAACCCCCGGGCGATCGCGATCATCGGCGCGTCCACGGACATCCGGACCATCAACGGCAAGCCCCTGCACTATCTGCAGCGGCACGGCTTCCAGGGCCACCTTTTCCCGGTCAATCCCAAATACCCCGAGATCGCCGGGCTTGCCTGCTACCCCGACATCCAGTCCATCCCGGCCGATATCGATCTGGCGCTGATCGTGGTCAACTACAAGCGCGTGCCGGCGATGCTGGCCCAGTGCGCCGCCAAGCGGGTGCCGTTTGTCACGATTTTCAGCTCTGGCTTTGCCGAGGCCGGGGAGGAGGGGCGGCGCGTGCAGCAGGAGGTGGCCGAGCTGGCCGCCCGCAGCGGCATCCGGATCTGCGGGCCCAACTGCCAGGGAGCGGTGGACCTCTTTCACCCGACGGCCGCCGCATTTTCGGCCGCGCTGGACCCGGCGCCGTTCCAGCCCGGGCCCGTGGGCTTTGTGACCCAGAGCGGGGCCCTGGGCTACTCCATTTTCAACATGGCCCAGGAAAGCGGCATCGGGTTTTCCTACGTGGTCAGCACCGGCAACGATATGGACCTGGACGCCGCCGACTTCATTGATTTCATGCTGGATGACGGGAACACCCGGATGGTCTTCGCTTACCTGGAGGGCATCCGCGACGGGGCCAAATTCATGCGGCTGGCCGACAAGGCGCTCGCGGCGGGCAAACCGCTGGCGATCCTCAAGGTCGGCCGCTCGGAAACCGGCAGCCGCGCGGCCGCATCCCATACCGCCGCGCTGACCGGCTCCGACGAGGTGGTGGATGCCTTTTTCCGCCAGAAGAACATCATCCGGGTGGATGACATCCAGGGCTTCATCGATCTGGCCAAGGCCGTCAAGGGTGCGGCCCGCATCCCCCGGGGGCGGGGGCTGGGGATCGTCAGCATTTCCGGCGGCGGCGGGGTACTCTGCGCCGACACCGCCGAGGAGTGCGGCCTGCACGTGGCGGTCCTCCAGCCCCAAACCAGCGCCGAGATCGCCCGCAATATCCCGCCCTTCGGCTCTCCGGTCAACCCCGTGGATGTCACCGCCCAGGCCATCAATACCGCCGAGGGTTTCGCCAACGTGATCCAGGCGATGTTGGCCGACCCCGGTGTGGACGGCCTGGTGGTGGTGGTCACGATGATCGTCGGCGAGCCCGGGCTGCGCATGGCCCGCGACCTGGTGCGGCTCAGCCGGACGGCCGCCAAGCCCATCGTGGCGGCCTGGACCGCCGGCCCGCGCCTGATGGAGGCCCCGTTCGCGGTTCTAAACGCCGCCAGCGTACCCCTTTACCAGTCCCCGGTGCGTGCCGTCAAAGCTCTGGCGCAGCTGATGCACTACGGGGCCGGATGCCGCACCAAGCCGGCGGCCGCAACTGCGCCGCAGCCGGCAGATGCGCCGCCGCTGCCGGAGGAAATCCGCGAGTTGCTCTCGGTTCCCCAGCGGACCCTGAGCGAGCGTCAGTCCAAGCGGCTTCTCGGCGCCTTCGGTGTCGCCACCAGCCGCGATCTGTTGGCGCGCAGCCGCCAGGAGGCGCTCGCCGCCGCTGAGAAGATCGGCTTTCCGGTGGCCATGAAGGTGGATTCGCCGGATATCCTGCACAAAACGGAAGCCGATGCCATCCGCCTGGGGGTCGATGACCCGGATCGGCTGGTGGCGGCCTTCGAGGAGATCCTGAAAAATGCCCGCGCCCATCA encodes:
- a CDS encoding TatD family hydrolase is translated as MRLFDSHCHLDDAAFDRDRAEVLQRARAAGVQAMMVAGINHASSLQAVHLAEREAGVYAAVGVHPHDVRYCSADQLAALHGLAGRPAVRAWGEIGLDFNRMYSPRADQERWFLRQLETADALDFPLIFHERDSGGRFLELLRSRPRAARCGVVHCFSGSQDELEAYLSLGLYIGITGILTLQGRGAALRRMAAFIPLERLLVETDAPYLTPAPEKNRTRRNEPAFVKSTLLCLAEVRGEAPEALAEAVWQNTCRLFRIAGSD
- a CDS encoding MoxR family ATPase: MTEDSPKPHFSGASRYVLDDELASIVNISMALEMPLLLKGEPGTGKTMLAHAIAENLKMPLIVLNVKSSMKLVEALYQYDTLTRLNDSRFGDSQRDVSDIAAYIKMGKIGQAFTAAERTVLLIDEIDKADTDFQDDMLDVLDQMTFDIIEIDQTITARHRPVIIITSNAKKDLSDPFLGRCNFHHIAFPEPKVMRQIIRVHFPDIDGDLMTGAVAAFYKLRELDSVEKKPATRELLNWIRALRADPDFHPREIEKGALPYLGVLFKKSQDFARAVAATGRRSLR
- the tatA gene encoding twin-arginine translocase TatA/TatE family subunit: MFGIGMPELIIILVIILIIFGAGKLPEIGAGMGKAIKNFKSATSETEKKDPEKLEKTDKP
- a CDS encoding transcriptional repressor, which encodes MAVPEVRLQEMVLKLKDRGLRITPQRLAILRALAFSDGHPSVEQIYEKVRADFPTTSLATVYKNIALLKELGEALELGFADGSNRYDGNRPYPHPHLVCIRCKKIIDPDLPSLDDLTAQLSKDTGFRIVSHRLDFFGVCEECRNLEKSGQPAKKLTATL
- a CDS encoding GlsB/YeaQ/YmgE family stress response membrane protein, producing the protein MGIISWIIMGLIVGVVAKAIMPGKDPGGLIITVLLGVGGAFVGGFIGSFLGFGKVSGFNLGSLVLATGGALLILVIYRKLRK
- a CDS encoding IclR family transcriptional regulator, producing MKSRQFIQSLEKGLLVLKAFSATSPELSVSDLAEACGMSMATVHRYLFTLKELGYLAQDAQSRRYRLTPKILGIGFSLLGTMDIKNRLLPHMLETTKAHDVTTQCAILDETDIVILDRVRSKEVVNLDIGVGSRLPVFCTALGKAVLAFLKKADQTRIIGKIKFERHTPFTTGSARELALELARIRKAGYGLSDQELTEGLRSVAAPVFREGRVEGAFGISYAVHRAQDNGLEDVLIRQVLEIARKVSF
- a CDS encoding acetate--CoA ligase family protein, with the translated sequence MTTTDLKRFFNPRAIAIIGASTDIRTINGKPLHYLQRHGFQGHLFPVNPKYPEIAGLACYPDIQSIPADIDLALIVVNYKRVPAMLAQCAAKRVPFVTIFSSGFAEAGEEGRRVQQEVAELAARSGIRICGPNCQGAVDLFHPTAAAFSAALDPAPFQPGPVGFVTQSGALGYSIFNMAQESGIGFSYVVSTGNDMDLDAADFIDFMLDDGNTRMVFAYLEGIRDGAKFMRLADKALAAGKPLAILKVGRSETGSRAAASHTAALTGSDEVVDAFFRQKNIIRVDDIQGFIDLAKAVKGAARIPRGRGLGIVSISGGGGVLCADTAEECGLHVAVLQPQTSAEIARNIPPFGSPVNPVDVTAQAINTAEGFANVIQAMLADPGVDGLVVVVTMIVGEPGLRMARDLVRLSRTAAKPIVAAWTAGPRLMEAPFAVLNAASVPLYQSPVRAVKALAQLMHYGAGCRTKPAAATAPQPADAPPLPEEIRELLSVPQRTLSERQSKRLLGAFGVATSRDLLARSRQEALAAAEKIGFPVAMKVDSPDILHKTEADAIRLGVDDPDRLVAAFEEILKNARAHHPAARINGVLVQEMVPPGVEVIVGMNRDPQFGPVLMFGLGGIFVEILKDVALRIAPIEREEAVRMIQGVRGYPLLAGARGRPKADIPALAETLVKVSRMAVALGPRLEQLDINPLVVLPQGGGVKVADALVILAEG